A window from uncultured Fusobacterium sp. encodes these proteins:
- a CDS encoding ABC transporter permease, producing the protein MYYLKKIFKMIFSVYLIGTISFLLLEFIPGDPALAILGVESSPEDIAILRETLGLNKSFALRYLEWIKGVLSGNFGNSFKYGEPVTSLIMERLPLTLEIAVLTIFIVLVVSIPTSFIIHKIKNKRVKKIIDFLIGLCISIPSFWLGIIFMFLFSVILRWFSVGYNNTLASLILPCIVIAIPNIGVITSYIKNNLEIELREEYIKYLFVNGVNKFWLNFYILKNSIIPIIPLIGIMLIDLITGVVIIEQIFSIPGIGRLMITAVINRDLPLVQGLIFYTSVVLVVINFLIDIVYSIIDPRIRSER; encoded by the coding sequence ATGTATTATCTTAAAAAAATATTTAAAATGATTTTTTCAGTATATTTAATAGGGACAATATCTTTTTTACTTTTAGAGTTTATTCCTGGAGATCCAGCATTAGCTATATTAGGAGTGGAAAGTTCTCCAGAAGATATAGCAATATTGAGAGAAACTTTAGGATTGAATAAAAGTTTTGCTCTAAGATATTTAGAGTGGATTAAAGGAGTATTGAGTGGAAATTTTGGAAATTCTTTTAAATATGGTGAACCAGTAACAAGTTTAATTATGGAAAGATTACCTTTAACTTTAGAGATAGCAGTTTTAACTATTTTTATAGTTTTAGTAGTTTCTATTCCAACTTCTTTTATTATACACAAGATAAAAAATAAAAGAGTGAAAAAGATTATAGACTTTTTAATAGGGTTATGTATTTCAATTCCTTCTTTTTGGTTAGGAATAATATTTATGTTTTTGTTTAGCGTAATTTTAAGATGGTTTTCAGTAGGATATAACAATACTCTAGCCTCTCTTATATTGCCATGTATAGTTATTGCTATACCAAATATTGGAGTTATAACTAGTTATATAAAAAATAATCTGGAGATAGAATTAAGAGAGGAATATATAAAATATCTATTTGTAAATGGAGTAAATAAATTTTGGTTAAATTTTTATATATTAAAAAATTCTATTATTCCAATAATCCCATTGATAGGAATAATGTTAATTGATTTAATAACAGGAGTAGTAATAATAGAGCAAATATTTTCAATTCCTGGAATTGGGAGATTGATGATAACAGCAGTTATAAATAGGGATCTACCTCTTGTTCAAGGTTTAATCTTCTATACATCTGTTGTTCTAGTGGTAATTAATTTTCTTATAGATATAGTTTACTCTATAATTGATCCAAGAATAAGGAGTGAGAGATAA
- a CDS encoding ABC transporter permease has translation MKKGKYIILFIILVIACIFFYQDPYAMEESKILASPSLDNLLGCDNLGRDIFSRLILGSFYTLLIAFLSISLAVLVGILIGSIAGYYGKIIDGIIVSLVEVIMSIPGILIALGIIIILGTGFHSLIVAIFVIYIPRCVNVVRGLVKKEKNMEYVIAAKTYGVSDIKIIYRHILPNIIKSILVAFTTGFAGAILTEAGLGYLGLGIQPPYPTWGNILNQSQSYFLSAPWFTIAPGIAIIFTVYQIKKLEKRGRKY, from the coding sequence ATGAAGAAGGGAAAATATATAATATTATTTATCATTCTAGTAATAGCTTGTATTTTCTTTTATCAAGATCCTTATGCTATGGAAGAAAGTAAAATTTTAGCATCTCCTAGTTTAGATAATTTATTGGGGTGTGACAATTTAGGAAGAGATATTTTTAGTAGACTTATATTAGGAAGTTTTTATACTTTATTAATAGCTTTTTTATCTATAAGTTTAGCTGTCTTAGTTGGAATTTTAATAGGAAGTATAGCAGGATATTATGGGAAAATTATAGATGGGATAATAGTTTCTTTAGTTGAGGTTATTATGTCTATTCCTGGAATATTAATAGCTTTAGGAATAATAATTATTTTAGGAACAGGATTTCACTCTCTTATAGTAGCTATTTTTGTAATATATATTCCAAGATGTGTTAATGTAGTTAGAGGATTGGTAAAAAAAGAAAAAAATATGGAGTACGTAATAGCAGCTAAAACATATGGTGTGTCAGATATAAAAATAATCTATAGGCATATTTTACCCAATATAATTAAATCTATTTTAGTAGCATTTACAACAGGTTTTGCAGGTGCTATTTTAACAGAGGCTGGACTTGGTTATTTGGGATTAGGAATACAACCACCATATCCTACTTGGGGAAATATCTTAAATCAATCACAATCATATTTTTTATCTGCTCCATGGTTTACAATTGCTCCAGGAATAGCAATAATTTTTACTGTATATCAAATAAAAAAATTGGAGAAAAGAGGTAGAAAGTATTGA